CGTGCAGATCCAGCACGTGCCCGCCCTCGGACTCGACCACCTCGCGGACGACGGCCGCCCGCTCCGCGTACTCGCGCTCGTCGTACCAGCCCATGCCCCGCAGCCGATCGACCGGCACGGGCGTCACGACCACCAGGACGCGGGCGCCGCGCGCCACCGCACGCGCGACGGCGTCGCGCGCGAAGCGCATGAGCGGCTGGCGGGGACGGATGGGACGCCGGTAGGCGCCGAGCACGCCGCTGCGTCCGGCCACGAAGACCTCCCACTGCGTCAGCTCGCGCGGTGCGTCCGGTCCGAGGACGCGCCAGAAGCGCTGCTCCTGGAACAGCCGGCGGGACCCTTCGGCGATGAGGAACGCGTCCTCGCCGGGGGTCGTTCGCAGCGCGCGCGCGAGCACGAGCCGCGGCGCGGTCATGCCGCGAAAGCTGTACGGCAGCGCGAGCACGTCCGGCAGGCGCGAAAGCGGCTGCTCGGCCACGAGGTCGTTGAAGCCCCGCACGCCGCCCTCGGGGATCGAGACGCGGAAGTTGGCGATCATCACGATCACGCGCGGACCCAGGTCGAGCGTCGCGTCGATCAGCGAGTCGTAGGCGTAGAAGTCGAACCCCATCGCCGCGAGCGCGACGCCGTGGAGTCCGCGCGGCTCGAGGTCGTCGCGGTCGACGAGCGCCGGATAGCCGACGATCTTCGGCGCGTCCATGATGCTCGAGTCGCCGAGCCACGCGACGTCCGGCCGCGGTCCGCGTGCCGCGAGCTCGATCTGGTCGAGGACCACGCGGTGCACGTAGAGCGCCTCGCCGGCGACGCGCGACGGCGCGCCGGCGACGCGCACGAGCACGGCGGCGGCGACGCCGAGCACGCCGAAGAAGGTGAGCAGGATCGCGACGACACGCGGCATCAGGAATCGGCGCGCGGTTTGACGATCACCGCGCCCGCCGCCTAGAACACGCCGGCCACATGCTGTTCAACAGCCTCGAGTTCCTGATCTTCCTGCCCCTCACCCTCGTCATCCATTACCTGTGCATCCCGCGTCGTTTCTGGCGCGGCCGCAAGATCTTCCTGGTCGTCGCCAGTTACCTCTTCTACATGTCGTGGAACCCGTTCTTCGGGCTCCTGCTGCTGGGCTCCACGCTCATCGACTACTCGCTCGGCATCGTGCTCGAGCGTACGACCGAGCCCGTACGACGGCGCCTCCTCCTGTGCGTGAGCCTCGCCTTCAACCTCGGCATGCTCGGCTACTTCAAGTACGGGAACTTCGTCGCCGACAACCTCTACCATCTGTTCGGTCTGGCGGAGCCGCCGCACTGGGACATCCTGCTGCCGATCGGCATCTCGTTCTACACCTTCGAGTCGCTCGCCTACACGATCAACGTCTACCGCGGTGAGCGCGCCTGCCGGAGCCTGCTCGACTTCGCGCTGTTCCTCTCGTTCTTCCCGCACCTGGTCGCCGGACCAATCGTGCGCCCGCGCGCCTTCATCCCGCAGCTCGCGTCCGCGCCGGTCGTGACCGGCCCCGACGTCGAGGAGGCGCTCGCCCGCATCGCCCAGGGGTTCCTGAAGAAGGTGCTGCTCGCGGACGTGCTCGGCCAGTACGTGGACCAGGTCTGGGGCGACCTCGGCGCCTACCCCGCCGGCAACGTGCTGCTCGCATACTACGCCTACGCCTTCCAGATCTACTTCGACTTCTCGGGCTACACCGACATCGCGCTCGGCGTGAGCCGGCTCTTCGGCCTGTGGCTCCCCGAGAACTTCGAACGCCCGTATCTCGCCCAGAGCCCGCGCGAGTTCTGGCAGCGCTGGCACATCTCCCTCTCGACGTGGCTGCGCGACTACCTCTACATCTCCCTCGGCGGCAATCGCGGCTCGCGCCTGCGCACCTACGTGAACCTCCTCGTCACGATGCTGCTGGGCGGCCTATGGCACGGCGCCGCGTGGAACTTCGTCGTGTGGGGCGGCTATCACGGCACGCTGCTCGCGGGGCACCGGCTGTTCACGGACCGGCGGCCGCCCGCCGACCGCGGGCCCGTCGCGACCGCGCTCTGCCGCATCGGCATGTTCCACCTGGTCGTGCTCGGCTGGGTGTTCTTCCGGGCGCCGTCGCTCGCCGAGAGCATCGTGTCGCTCGGACGGCTCGCAACCCCGGGCTACATCGTGGTCCGCGCGGGCTCGGAGGCCGCGATCCTGGTCGCCGTCGGGCTCCTGCTGCACGTGGCCCCGCCGGCGGCGAAGCTGCGCGAGCGGTTCGTCGCCCTGTCGCCCGTGGCGCAGGGGCTCGCCTACAGCGCCGCGACGGTCGCCGCCTTCTTCCTGGCGCCGGCGAGCGAGCGCTTCATCTACTTCCAGTTCTGATCCCATGTTACGCGGCCGCGGCGCGACGCTGCTCTGCCTCATCGCCATCGGGTGCGCGACCCTGTCGGTCGGCTGCCGGCGGCCGGGCGCGCCGGCCGAGGTCGTCGTCACCGACCTCGCCTATGGGGCGGTCGACGGCGTCGCGGGGCCGCTGCCGGTCGCGGACCTCGACGGCGTGCGCGCGCTGCTCCAGCAGCGCGCCGGCACGATCGACGTGTGGCTGCGGCTGCCCGCCGATCCCGTGCTGCGCTTCCGCATCGAGCCACCGGCTCCGGCGCCGGCGATCCGCATCACGACCACGGTGGACGGCGCGGAGCGCGAGGCCACACCGGTCCGATCCGAGAGCGGCGAATGGACGGCGCACCTCGCCGGCGGCGAAGGCGATCTCGCCCGCCTGCGCCTCGAGTCGCGGCAGCCGATGCCGATCGCGTGGCGCGACGTGCGTGTCGCCGGGACGGCCACGGCCGCGCCGCCACCGCTCGCCGCACGGCTCCGCCCGCCCGAGGGCCAGCGCATCAACGTGATCGTCGTGCTGGTGGACGCGCTGCGCGCCGACCACCTCTCGGTCTACGGCTATCCGCGCGACACCTCGCCCAACCTCGCCGCGCTCGCCGCGCACGGCGTCGTGTTCACGCAGGCCTATGCGGCCGGGCCGAGCACGCTCAACTCGATCCCTTCGCTCTTCACGTCGCGCTACCCGTCGGAGGTCGGCGCCAAGTTCCAGCAGCTCGCGATCGTGCCGAAGACGCTCGCCGAGACGTTCCACGACGCGGGCTACCAGACGGCGGCGTTCGTGGTGAACCGCGCCGTCCTCGGCAACCTGGGATTCGGACGCGGCTTCGACACCTACGACCATCCGATCACGTCGCCCAGCACGCAGCCGGGCCAACCGGCCCCGACCGACCGCGTCCTCGTCCGCACGGCGCTCGGATGGATCACACGTCACGCGTCGGCGCCGTTCTTCGCGTACGTGCACACGCTCGACGTGCACGATCGGCTCTATCCCCTCCAGTACCGAGGGCGCTTCGACGCCGACGGGCGCAAGCCGCCGGCCACGCCACCTCGCGCGCGCGACCGCGTCGCGCTCGGCGACTTCCACGGCGCGGCGCGCGAGATGGAGCTCGAAGCGCGCGGCAGCAATCTCACGAACGTGTACGACGAGACGATCGCGTGGACGGACCAGCAGCTCGGCGATCTGGTGGAGGGCCTCGGCGTCCTCGGCATCCGCGATCGCACCGCGATCGTGGTCGTCGCCGACCATGGCGACGCGCTCGGCCCCGAGGACGACGGGACGCACGGGCACGCGCACTCGCTCTACCAGGAGCTGGTGCGTGTGCCGTTCGTGATGGGGCTGCCGTGGACCGGCTCGCGCCGCGACGTGGACCAGATCGTGAGCCTGCTCGACGTCGCGCCGACGGTTGCGAGCCTCGCCGGCGTCGCGCCGTCCAGCGCGTGGGTCGGACGCGACCTCTTCGCGCCGGGCCGGCCGCTCGACGCGCCGAGCGCGCTCATGGAGCGCCTCGAGCCGCCGTGGGGTCCCAAGGCCATGATCCGCCCGGGCCTCTACGGCGTAGCGGAATGGGGCGTGCGACGCGGCAACTGGAAGCTCCTCATCGATGGGACCCACACGCGGCTCTTCGATCTGACGTCCGACCCGAAAGAGACGCGCGACGTCGCCGCCGAGCATCCGGACGCGGTCGCCGAGCTGCAAGCCCATGCATGGCGGCGCTCGCCGGCGCTGGCCGAAGGACGCATCCAGTCCGGCAGGCTGCCGCTCGACCTCGACGAGGAGAAGCGACGCGAGCTGCTCGACGCGCTGCGAGCGCTCGGCTACGTCGAGTGATCGTGGCGCGCGCGCGACTCCATCCGTCCGCCCTCGCCTGCGTGGCGCTCGCGATCGGGATCGGCGGGTGCAGCCTCTGCCGCCGGCCCGATCCGCCCCCCGGTCCGCCCGCGGAGCGAACGGGCCCTCCGTCGCGCGTCCACCAGGTCTTCGTGCAGGGCCGCTTCGTCGAGATCACGATCGAGGTGCCGCTCGAGCCGCCCGGCCCGAAGCCGGCGGTGATCTCGTACATCGCGGACGCGCGCGTGCCGCTGCTCGAGGCCGGCATCGTGGTGGTCAGCTACCGGCAGCACTGGGAGCTGCTGCGCGGCCTGCCGCGCGCGTCGCCGCCGCCCGACCCGAAGCCCGAGCCCCCGGCCAAGACGTACGGCACGTGGCTGCTCGCCTCGCCGACGCCGAAGACGGTGGGACAGTCGTACTTCCGCCTGATCGACGCCAACGCGACCGGCACGCTGCCCCAGGTCCTCGACGCGATGGCGGGCGAGCCCGAGATCGACCCCACGCGCATCGGCATCCTCGGCCATTCGACCAACGCCTTCGTCGCGCTCCAGGGCGTGGCCGGACAGCCGCGCATCCGGGTGGCCGCCATCGTGGCCGGATGCGGCGACTACCACACCTTCCTGCACGAGTCGTCGCTCGCGATGAAGGGCGAGCCGCTCGACCTCGATCCCGCCTACAGCGCGTGGCTGCGCGAGCGCGAGGTCCGCTGGCATCCCCGGCGCGTCCTGCACGCGGCGGTCTTCATGGTGAACGGCCGCGACGACGACACCGTCCCGGCCGACTGCGCGCGGACCACGGCGCGCGCGCTCCGGCGCGCCTATCGCCGCCTCGGCGCGCCCGAGCGGTTCCGCTTCGTGCTGGTCGACTCCGGGCACACGTTCAACGACGCTGCGCGCGCGGAGGTCTATGCCTGGCTGCGCCGCTGGCTCGTCGACGCGCCCCGATGACCCGCGCCGTCGTCCCCATCCTGGGCGTGCTCCTCGCCCTGGCGACCGGCGAGCTGCTCGCGCGGCTGCACGGCGATCGCCTGTGCGTGGGCGAGCCCGGCGTGTTCATGGAAGCCGACGCCCGCTTCGGATGGCGGCATCGTCCCGGCCTCAGGGGATGGGCGACCTATTGCGACGATCGACCGATCCCGCCGAGTCCGATCGAGACCGACGACCTCGGGATGCTCGAATCGCCGCTCGACGCGACCCCATCCGGCGCCGCGCGCATGCTGGTCCTGGGCGGCGTGCTGCCCGAAGGGCTCGGCGTGCGTCCGGAGCGCCGCCTCTCCCGCGCGCTCCAGGAGCGCGCCGACGTCCGCCGCGGGCGACCGTTGCGTGTGTTCAACGCCGGGACGGGAGGCTTCGCGCTCGACAACGCGCTCCTGTGGTTTCGCGCCGAAGGGGCGCGCCTGCACCCCGACGTCGTCCTCTTGGTCGCCGACCCCGTGACCGACATGACCGCCGTCTCGCCGGCGCTCATCACCGCCGCGGCGTCGCGGCTGCCGTGGAAGCCGTATCTCCTGCTCGACGGGGACGGGCTGCGCGTCTTCACCCCGGCGCCGTTGCAGAGCGATGCGCCGCCGCCGGTACGATCGTCGCTGCTCGACCGGCTCCAGCTCGTACGGCTCGCGCGCGGCACGGCGCCACCGCCCGGGGCGCCGACGGGGTGGCTGGTCGCCGATCCCACCGGCAGCACGACCGGCGACATGGAGGCGGACCGCGCGCGCGGGCGCGACCTCGTGCGCGCGATCCTGCGCGTGCTCCGCGACGAGGTGCGCGCTGCGGGCGGGACACTCGTGGTGGCGATGGCGCCCCTCCCGCGCCTGCCGAACCTCGGCGAGGCGACGCCCGAGAAGCCGCTGCGATCGATCCTCATCGAGCTCGGCATCCCCACTGTCGACCTGGGCCCTCCGCTGTGGGGCATGCGCAAGCAGCTCGGTCAGCCCGCGACGATTCCGGGCACGACGCGTCTCGACGCCGGCGGCCATTTCATCGCGAGCCAGGTGATCTGGGACTTCCTCGCCCGGCGGCGCCTGCTGCCCGACGGGGTCGTACCGGTCGAGGCGCCGGGCGGCGGCAGAGTGGGCGCGTGGCGCCCGTTCCCGCGCGCGTTCGCCGCCGCGCTGTGGGCGGATCGCGACGGGCTCGCGATCCGTCTCGCGCTCTACGGCCTGCTCGGCGTGTCGGTCACCTGGATCGCAGCGGTCCTGCCGCTCGTCGTCCGCGTCTGGCTCCTCGCCGCGACCGGCGTCGCCATGCTCGCGGCACTCGTCGACCCGCAGCTCGCCGCCGCGGCGCTCGTCTTCGCGGTCGCCTTCTACGCTGCGGTCGAATGGCTCCGCGGCCGCCTGGGCGCGATCGCGATCGCGCTCCTGATCGCGCTCGCCATCGCCGCCGCCGCGCGCTGGCTCGTCGCCGCGCGCCCGATCGAGCCGGGCGTTCGGCTCTTCGGCGCCTTCGCGACGAGCATGATCGTGCTCCGCTTGGTCGCGTACGCCGTCGATCGGCGGCGCGGCGTTCCGCATCCGACGCCGGGGCGATTCCTGGCCGCCTTCTTCTTCTTCCCGACCTTCGGCTTCGGGCCGATCGAATCGCCGGCGGCGTTGGCACCGCGGCTCGTTCCCGCCGCGGACGGTGTCGGACGATTCATCGCTCGCAGCGCCGCCGCGCTCGTCCGCGTCGCGGGCGGTGCGCTGCTGGTCGGCGCGTCGATCCACCTCTTCGGGCTCGTGACGCCGGACGTGGCCGCGTCGCGCGGCGCGGTGTTCGGCCGCTCCCGCCTGTGGCTCTGGGTGGTCGAGGCGCTGCTCCAGCTCTCGCTCTTCCAGGCCGGCTGGACGACGATCGCGCGCGGGCTCGCCGCCATGATCGGCGTCGACGTGCCGCCGAACTTCCGTGCGCCCTGGGCCGCGCGCGACCCGCGCGACTTCTGGCGGCGCTGGTACGCGACGCTGGGCGCCTGGCTCGAGGCCTACGTCGCGCAGCCGCTGCGTGCGCGCGGTCGCTCCCCCCGCCTCGCGCTCGGCGCGTCGGTCGCCATCGGGGCGGCGTGGTATGGGTGGGTGATCGTGAAGCTCTACGGGCTCGGCGGAAGTCCCCAGAAGCTCGTAGGGGGGCTCGCCGCCTTCGCGGCCGCGCAGGTCGTCCTGCTCGCCGCGCCGATCCGTGG
This genomic stretch from Candidatus Eisenbacteria bacterium harbors:
- a CDS encoding MBOAT family protein — protein: MLFNSLEFLIFLPLTLVIHYLCIPRRFWRGRKIFLVVASYLFYMSWNPFFGLLLLGSTLIDYSLGIVLERTTEPVRRRLLLCVSLAFNLGMLGYFKYGNFVADNLYHLFGLAEPPHWDILLPIGISFYTFESLAYTINVYRGERACRSLLDFALFLSFFPHLVAGPIVRPRAFIPQLASAPVVTGPDVEEALARIAQGFLKKVLLADVLGQYVDQVWGDLGAYPAGNVLLAYYAYAFQIYFDFSGYTDIALGVSRLFGLWLPENFERPYLAQSPREFWQRWHISLSTWLRDYLYISLGGNRGSRLRTYVNLLVTMLLGGLWHGAAWNFVVWGGYHGTLLAGHRLFTDRRPPADRGPVATALCRIGMFHLVVLGWVFFRAPSLAESIVSLGRLATPGYIVVRAGSEAAILVAVGLLLHVAPPAAKLRERFVALSPVAQGLAYSAATVAAFFLAPASERFIYFQF
- a CDS encoding sulfatase is translated as MLRGRGATLLCLIAIGCATLSVGCRRPGAPAEVVVTDLAYGAVDGVAGPLPVADLDGVRALLQQRAGTIDVWLRLPADPVLRFRIEPPAPAPAIRITTTVDGAEREATPVRSESGEWTAHLAGGEGDLARLRLESRQPMPIAWRDVRVAGTATAAPPPLAARLRPPEGQRINVIVVLVDALRADHLSVYGYPRDTSPNLAALAAHGVVFTQAYAAGPSTLNSIPSLFTSRYPSEVGAKFQQLAIVPKTLAETFHDAGYQTAAFVVNRAVLGNLGFGRGFDTYDHPITSPSTQPGQPAPTDRVLVRTALGWITRHASAPFFAYVHTLDVHDRLYPLQYRGRFDADGRKPPATPPRARDRVALGDFHGAAREMELEARGSNLTNVYDETIAWTDQQLGDLVEGLGVLGIRDRTAIVVVADHGDALGPEDDGTHGHAHSLYQELVRVPFVMGLPWTGSRRDVDQIVSLLDVAPTVASLAGVAPSSAWVGRDLFAPGRPLDAPSALMERLEPPWGPKAMIRPGLYGVAEWGVRRGNWKLLIDGTHTRLFDLTSDPKETRDVAAEHPDAVAELQAHAWRRSPALAEGRIQSGRLPLDLDEEKRRELLDALRALGYVE
- a CDS encoding prolyl oligopeptidase family serine peptidase, producing the protein MARARLHPSALACVALAIGIGGCSLCRRPDPPPGPPAERTGPPSRVHQVFVQGRFVEITIEVPLEPPGPKPAVISYIADARVPLLEAGIVVVSYRQHWELLRGLPRASPPPDPKPEPPAKTYGTWLLASPTPKTVGQSYFRLIDANATGTLPQVLDAMAGEPEIDPTRIGILGHSTNAFVALQGVAGQPRIRVAAIVAGCGDYHTFLHESSLAMKGEPLDLDPAYSAWLREREVRWHPRRVLHAAVFMVNGRDDDTVPADCARTTARALRRAYRRLGAPERFRFVLVDSGHTFNDAARAEVYAWLRRWLVDAPR